Proteins encoded within one genomic window of Glycine soja cultivar W05 chromosome 1, ASM419377v2, whole genome shotgun sequence:
- the LOC114405605 gene encoding uncharacterized protein LOC114405605 — translation MQNSELVMKIDATIMATASSPIQGSHGVGEKALCLSPQLEIKSGGDDAVVAPKGDEEVDQKPTLVGIDHKRKASTEIDPFCESDPDSCHGSKHLNSPPVSTPIVEQEQQVDEEMLPLEVGDDNEKMEEDKGVSDGGPLEMDSDQNKGEGLIMNSPNNVEEEKVETEAIESMNVEPEGNKGKNKEGTVNSPSNVVVEEEKVETNATESMNVEPKGDKGTPHGGEGIVNSPSDVEKEKVETDHAAMNVEHDGDKGTSHGRHFELDLNRRVEEIVNSPSYVETETTKVETEAIESVDVKPQGNNGMPRVVRLLGIDLNLEADQGNNGMPRVVRLLGIDLNLEADHQGMMQHSSNDVERETTRVQPEIGHKGMPHECHSLLDLNKGKQMVEHDSVDQNIEVEPYVAENIEVNCAIEKMVQMGVELLCDLNEEADPFSDENEIEAEPAANAGLKKKTEVESCGADKVEVEQCAEENNEEEDDDGVEMEKREVVLALPAVIENDEVETSPPRDYVIDLNKTPPGYNDEN, via the exons ATGCAGAACTCTGAGTTAGTCATGAAGATCGACGCCACCATCATGGCCACTGCTTCTTCTCCCATTCAAGGGTCTCATGGAGTTGGAGAGAAGGCACTTTGCCTCTCACCACAGTTGGAAATTAAGAGTGGTGGTGATGATGCAGTTGTGGCGCCTAAAGGGGACGAAGAAGTGGATCAGAAACCCACCTTGGTTGGGATTGATCACAAGAGAAAGGCTTCAACGGAAATCGATCCGTTTTGCGAATCCGATCCAGATAGCTGCCACGGTTCTAAGCATCTCAACTCTCCTCCTGTTTCAACCCCAATTGTGGAACAAGAACAACAAGTTGATGAAGAAATGCTGCCTCTag AAGTTGGAGACGACAACGAGAAAATGGAAGAAGACAAGGGCGTGTCTGATGGAGGACCTTTGGAGATGGACTCGGACCAAAACAAAGGAGAAGGATTAATAATGAACTCACCCAACaatgttgaagaagaaaaagtggagACTGAAGCTATTGAGAGCATGAATGTAGAGCCTGAAGGTAACAAGGGCAAGAACAAAGAAGGAACAGTGAACTCACCCAGTAACGTTgttgttgaagaagaaaaagtggagACTAATGCTACTGAGAGTATGAATGTGGAGCCTAAAGGTGACAAGGGCACGCCTCATGGAGGAGAAGGAATAGTGAACTCACCCAGTGATgttgaaaaagagaaagtggagaCTGATCATGCTGCTATGAATGTGGAGCATGATGGTGACAAGGGCACTTCTCATGGAAGACATTTTGAATTGGACCTAAACCGAAGAGTTGAAGAAATAGTGAACTCTCCCAGTTATGTTGAAACAGAAACAACAAAAGTGGAGACTGAAGCTATAGAAAGCGTGGATGTGAAGCCTCAAGGAAACAATGGCATGCCTCGTGTAGTGAGACTTTTGGGGATTGATCTAAATCTAGAAGCTGATCAAGGAAACAATGGCATGCCTCGTGTAGTGAGACTTTTGGGGATTGATCTAAATCTAGAAGCTGATCATCAAGGAATGATGCAGCACTCCTCCAATGATGTTGAAAGAGAAACTACAAGAGTGCAGCCTGAAATTGGACACAAGGGCATGCCTCATGAATGTCATTCTTTGTTGGACCTAAACAAAGGAAAACAGATGGTGGAACATGATTCTGTGGATCAGAACATTGAAGTTGAGCCTTATGTTGCAGAAAACATTGAAGTGAATTGTGCAATAGAGAAAATGGTCCAAATGGGAGTGGAGCTTCTTTGCGACTTGAACGAAGAAGCAGACCCTTTTTCTGATGAAAATGAGATTGAAGCTGAGCCTGCAGCTAATGCCGGATTGAAGAAGAAGACTGAAGTGGAGTCTTGTGGTGCTGATAAGGTTGAAGTTGAGCAATGTGCTGAAGAGAACAATGAAGAGGAGGATGATGATGGTGTAGAGATGGAGAAGAGAGAAGTTGTGCTTGCACTTCCTGCTGttattgaaaatgatgaagTGGAGACATCTCCTCCAAGGGACTATGTTATTGATCTCAACAAAACTCCTCCTGGATACAATGATGAAAACTAG